Proteins encoded together in one Quercus lobata isolate SW786 chromosome 3, ValleyOak3.0 Primary Assembly, whole genome shotgun sequence window:
- the LOC115981828 gene encoding serine/threonine-protein phosphatase 7 long form homolog, with protein sequence MVDDRVRNIINAVGLKGLLWVPSREIDNGLITALVERWRPETHTFHMPHGEVTITLQDVEVLLGLPVDGDAITGSTQKTWVDVCRDFLGFRPVNQNNHKQLDGQRILINRLLEEVANPLPPDAEEDQLHKYARCYILALLGDTIFMDKSGDRVHLMWVQQLEDLHNPRRYSWGSACLAWLYRELCRASEDTSQIGGCLLLLQYWAWARFPYLCPTVEQGPPVGAYGPPVRGPLSLKWLWVPNKKNRPAHIFRGRYHEQLASMLPDQVVWQPYEAHFDDLPPWCIAGRAVWTATVPLVCFHLVEKHTPDRVVHQFGMI encoded by the exons ATGGTGGACGACCGAGTGAGGAACATCATCAATGCAGTTGGTTTGAAGGGACTCCTCTGGGTCCCGAGTAGAGAGATTGACAATGGCCTGATAACGGCCTTAGTGGAGCGATGGCGGCCCGAGACTCACACCTTTCACATGCCACATGGTGAGGTCACCATCACATTGCAGGATGTGGAGGTTCTTCTCGGGCTTCCTGTTGATGGTGACGCTATAACAGGGAGCACACAAAAAACTTGGGTGGATGTGTGCCGGGACTTCCTTGGCTTTCGACCTGTAAATCAAAACAACCATAAGCAACTTGATGGGCAGAGGATTCTCATCAACCGGCTTTTGGAGGAAGTTGCTAACCCATTGCCACCTGATGCTGAAGAGGATCAGCTGCATAAGTACGCACGATGCTACATCCTAGCGCTATTGGGGGACACAATATTCATGGACAAATCTGGCGAtagggtgcatttaatgtgggtGCAGCAGTTGGAAGACCTTCACAACCCACGGAGGTATAGTTGGGGAAGTGCTTGCCTTGCATGGTTGTATCGAGAGCTATGCAGGGCAAGCGAGGACACCAGTCAGATTGGTGGGTGCTTGCTGTTGCTCCAGTATTGGGCATGGGCCAGGTTCCCCTATTTGTGCCCGACAGTTGAGCAAGGCCCGCCAGTGGGTGCTTATGGTCCTCCAGTACGTGGTCCACTATCCCTGAA GTGGTTGTGggtcccaaacaagaaaaataggcCCGCCCACATCTTCAGGGGCAGGTATCACGAGCAACTAGCTTCCATGTTGCCAGACCAG GTGGTGTGGCAGCCATATGAAGCTCATTTTGACGACCTCCCGCCGTGGTGTATTGCAGGGAGGGCCGTATGGACGGCAACGGTGCCGCTTGTATGTTTCCACCTAGTAGAGAAACATACACCGGATCGTGTTGTTCATCAATTCGGGATGATCTAA